In Salvia miltiorrhiza cultivar Shanhuang (shh) chromosome 4, IMPLAD_Smil_shh, whole genome shotgun sequence, the DNA window TTGAGACATACGCCCGGGAGGAGTTCAACCGGCAGGCGACCTTTGGGGCGTGGCAGCGGGCTGAGATGGCGAGACAGCAGCAAGAATATGCGAGGCAGATGGCTATGCAGGAGGAACTCCTATGACAGTTTCAGGAGTTCCAGAGGAGACAGGGAGGACCGCGATCTTGAGGATTTGTAAGTATGCTCACCATaacttttatctatttttccctccaaacttattttcgagcatacgctccttaataagtttgggggagggggatggaAATTAGTTATGGTTTGCATTTTTAGCCTAGCATATTTTTGatctttttgatgttttgaggaGTTTTTCTTAGTTTTTCATTCGTGGGCCTGTAACTAAAATTGATATATTCTCTCAGATACACTCCATAGTTTCTTTGCTATTTGAATGTTTGTTGCtccatttagttgattggtaagGTGCTTATGACGATTTCTGCGAAAAAGAAGGTAATTCCCAATTTTCTTGATAAGGTGACATGATTTGAACCAATGTGTGTGATTGATGAGTTTATTTTGCCTTGACTTTTGACGTTGAACAAGCTAGTGAGGAATTGAGCCTTAACTGCCCATATTTgcagtttgttctttgttttttagtgttgtcatgcatgtagtgcacttctagaacttgccatgagtcttgGTCGAGGTTGCTTGTTGTGttcaagagtttgagatgatctTAGGCCATTTTTCGTAATCCACGttatatcccaaacactgtcctgaaAATATTATTCCCTTGTTAGCCGTGTTTGAGCCTTTTTAAGCTTTGATTCATtaaccggatgatagggggtgatggagTATATGGGGATCATCGTGTGATATTGACTGTGGGTTGATTGAAATAAGGGTGAAACATAATTCTAGTCATTCTTATAAgctttagaaaaagaaaaaaaaaagagaaaaagaaaaaaaattgatggaagTTGTTTGAGAAAGTCGAGTGATGATTGAAAAATTCATGGATAGTCGACTTTGTTGTTATGAGAAAAACGAGAGCATAAAAGAATGTCTAGTTTGATTTATGATGATTATATCCCTTGGTTTGTGATGATTATGGAGATGTTgttaggtggaagatggaatttattccatgcttgaatggtgaagtcataaggttggtgagagcaatttaatttgagtcacttagccaaatttccctacctaatccaatgtccctacattagaacccaaacttaagacctatttgatcttacccttgacacacttttagcgatggagattttgAGACAATTGGCAAGCATATGGTAAGTAATCTGCATTTCATGAGTTTCGATGAGTGATACACGTCCTTTTTCcatcaattgagagttgagcgaaacacttttatcttgagagtcaattgttggaatgtcaaggttgaatTTGCCATTGATTATGCTTGTTGGTGATTATTGTGTTCATGTGTTGAGAATTTGAGGGAATTCGAAAggttttatttttctgaggcatcgatgatccaatcatcttacccattcgtgtttattgttttgttcttctcgttgttcgaggacgagcaacatcttaagtttgggggagttgataaacactcattttgcatggtttttatggtttatattctgtagtttaagtcgattttacacccgtttcattatagtttggagttcatttactattatttcgtgatttcacggttgggtgtagttttgacgactgtttggatgcagaattgagtgatattggagcatggagtgtaaggaacatgttgaagagaagagttttgagataatcgagcccaaaaattgagaaaagacgaagattctggagtcgggacggaaaaggagcagttcggcggtcaaagggagttgaccgccgaatttcaGCGTTTTAAGGAGTGAAAACGGCGACCAtaacggcgatcgccggccaggtcgccgaaaacCCTGACTGAATTTTGGCCTGGAGCTGGAaaaacggcggtcgccgttttcgTGTGTTAAATGGCCTGATTTCGGCGATCggttcggcgaccgccgaacggctTGCCGAATTGACCGCGTGTTTTATtttcttccgcgtttttacgatttttcaagttattttcggtttagaacttggtttttcaccctaagactataaataggtcctctttagacctatctagggttcccagctttagtttttcagttcccaacattcatatttcagttttatagctttagaatattttagctttccagttttcaaggcttggatcaagattgaagattcaagccgctacaatcgttttaattcagtttttatacaatttgtttttacaattgcgttcaatttaattatgtttatatttgattttattatgtctggctagtcttttaatctgaacatagggtttgtacatagctgattgattatgtgtttttgatttattgatatcaatttgccttccaacttgtgattcatgattcctggtgcttgttctcttgtgaattatctgatcaatgatttacatgtctagctgttcagtttgagtcttgaatgcgataattgttcagtcgattcaggaatgcatgatatagtgttagccttgagtcttgaatgcgataggtgaagctataggaagctattctttatgtgctatttggagttaatttattccttggagtcttgaatgcgaaaagggatttattaatctacgttcataggtggtcgttagagacgcttgtgaataatatagtgatctttcatcagggttggattaaaattggtaattgaatcaataggttaaatgtatgtagttgattagtgaaagtacatccctatggtcagagttttccttacatttgagttaagtaatcgttatttatatgctctttagtttttatttagttaatcttagttcgtaaATCACCTTCAAATTTgtttcacttgcatactgttagagtctgtttaggaagtagatagagtgatttcgttttacagtctctgtggatacgatactctgcttgctatttgcgtactacaattacactgtttagttgcagttattgttgctataaaaatagtgatcacccataaaatactgaactttcatccaattctgattttgcacacaaactttgaactgtgccgtgataattactaaacttttgattttatctgatttttctactaatccaaattccggccaaataccaagctaatatataatatggagTGCCAGTTTTGACGTGGCGTATTTATTCTTGCGTGACAATTAGTTggcaaaatattattttgaatttaatttcttatcaataaaaaaagaacacaaagcaaataactcaaattataaataatctaatatatcaaatcaaataatagtatttttttaattgaattaattaattgaattaattcaaTAATAGTATAGGGATTCTTTTAATTTAGGTGTCTCAGCCaaagaacattttaattatcaataatttaatatataaaaaatatatttaataaagtttattaaattttcattaactaaagattaatttttttataagctatacatatttatactatttgaatgacttctattttatatattggatTAATTAGTTGTGTAATAGTGAactagaaaaaaattgatttaaacttgagaattaaaaaaaatactattatttgatttgatatattaagttattgacaatttgggttatttgcattgtgtttttctttttattaataagaaattaataatagataTGTCGCGTCAAATATTGACACGTCATATTAACCTGATATTTGACtgaaatttggattagtagcaaaatcagataaaatctaaattttagtaattttcacgctacaattcaaagtttgtgtgcaaaatcagaattggacgaaagtttaatattttatgggcaattaaccctaatttaaaagaaaaaaaaaacgaaagtTGTTCGCAAATCGCAAGGCGCAAATTGAAGAGGTGATGTATTGATTTGAAGTGGCATTCGTCTGATAGGACTAGGAGTAACGGAAGAATAAAAAATtgaggagaaagagaaagagcCAAACAGAAACACAAAAAGCCTGATCTTTTTGTGATGCCAGTTGCCATGGCTGTCGCCGTGGCTGCTTCTTCTCCATTTCTGGGCCACACCCTCGTAAGCTGCTCACAACTCGACTTTTTCTCACTTCGAATTTATTACTAGCTGTCGCCCCCCCCGCCCCCCCACCAATTTCTAACCACCTAAAGCTTAGAGGGTTTTGATTGTATCACTCAGACAACGTTTTTGTTCCTGAAACATAGAAttgttatttgtattttttaggGTGAGTGGGAGGGGGAATAGATTTTATGCTCGCAGCCGTCTCCAGTTGTTTCAATGGACTTCCAGAAAATAATGTTAAGTTGTAAATTTGAAAATTCAGCTTCAACCATGTAATGGAAAAAGTAATGTTGAGTATGAAGTCAGTAGAAAAGGTTGTACACAGGCAGCTCTAATTACCAGATATTTTCATTCTtaggagtaataattaattaatcatgttGCTGGGATAAGCATCGAATAATGTATTTGTTGGCCTGTATGCAAAGTTGCATTTCGTTATGCCAATCCAATCAACTTGTTTTTCCCATCTCAATATTTGATTACCAATCAGTACTGCatttatgaagttttcttgAATGGGAGTTACTTTTGCATGGTTATATCAGGATACTATTGTTATCCAATTCCACGATCGTAAAAATATTGATTGCTTCCAGTTGATTAGCTCCTTGTTCTGTCTCATAAGTAAAAGAGTAATTTATTCGACTGTAGTTGTTCTCTCGAAGTTTCCTATCTGCTTTTTGTAATTTTGGGCATGCTTGAGTTACATTTTGCCaaatactatatttttcttaatcctTCCATAATTATTTCCCTTAAAAATTTGTAACAGTAAAAATGTTTCCCATATGAATTTCTCATACACTCTCCGTATTTTCCTTCTAGTTTTAGAGAAGCAAATACCGTCGAAAAAGTTTAGTGAGTAATTGAGGTGTTGCCTTGTTGACCTTAACGTTCCTTCCTTTTTCAATCCTTCGATGAGTTCCTAATCTCTGGAATCCCACTCAACATTCCCAAAGTCTGGAGCGTTGGAATGTCATGATCTTAAGAAATGTTCATCTTGTCATGAAAATATTTCGCTTACTAGGAATTAGGAAAACAAGCATGCAGTTTTTACTGACTTGCTTGTGGCTTACAAATTACAATATGAAGCGACACTTACTTATTCTAGTAAACTAAACTATGTCCTGTAATTGGTGTTATATTTATATGCTCTTTCATCATAATATAGACTGATcatgttttagtgtttaggttttttctGCTTGGTATATTGCATATCTAATTCTCTCGTTACCCAGAGGAAAACTTTATGTAGAAGGTGTGCCCCAAATTCAGATGTTGGGTTTAGCATAAAAGCCATATTTTGGGGACCAAGGAAGTCTGTTGAGCCCACCAAACAAGAGCTATCCCTTGGAGACTTCAGTTTGCCAGAATTAAGGGTGGAGGTGTTTGCTTTTGTGTTCCTTCAATATTTTAGTGTTTAGTCTGCCAAATTTGTGATGATAATGTTCATTATGTTATGTTATTCTATGATAGGGAGATAGAAGTAATGTTGACAAGGACAGAAAGCTATCAGTTCGAGTGGTTTCATCCATCTCAGAGATTTTACCACATGAGTGGGATGCTTGCAGTGTTGATGCTGCAGGCCCAGAAAAATTTAATCCATTTCTTACCCATGGTTTTCTTTCGAGCCTAGAGGAGACAGGCTGTGCAGTGAAGGTTAGCGAGTTCAACTTCTGTGGCATTGGCTTGCCATTTTCGGATAATGTTGTCCTCATCattatattattaatagttTGCCACCCCTTCCAGGAAACGGGATGGGTTCCCCAGCATATTGTTGCACAGGATGACTCTGATAATGTACTTGGGGTCATTCCTCTGTATCTTAAAaggtttgtttattttactgtttttttcttctttatgaAAAGTAAAACTATTCACACGCACATGCTAGATGCACTCTGCAAACAGTTTTCGTAACTGTGTTTTCTCTTACATGTTTTATGTTTTGAGTGTGGTTTTGTCCAACGCTGCAGCCATTCTTACGGTGAGTATGTCTTCGACCATTCATGGGCAGATGCCTATTACAGTTATGGATCAAGATATTATCCGAAGCTGCAATGTTGTGTGCCTTTCACTCCTGTTACTGGCCCAAGGATCTTAGTTCGTAACACAAGTTATAGGGATCAGGTTTTTGATATTTTAGTCTCTGCATTGGTGGCGCTGACAATTAAGGTGGCTACTGAATCTAACTTATCTTTCTTACTGCAGCCTTAATTTCAGTTCAGATTTATGCAATGTTTTAATTGTTCAGGGATACATCAGGATCACATTCTCCTTCTTTAGTATACCTTTTCCATTTCACTTTTACTtggattaattttgaatttatttcttctatttttcatAGAAAAATTTGTCGTCTATTTCTCAAAAACATTATGAGTGGGCGTATATTTGTGCTTGTATCCTAATTAACGACAAATATATTGAAGGTGTAATTCATGAGACTTCATTCTCTTGTTTTTCTCTGTTCTCATGTACCGCGGTCACTATGTGAGACAAGCTTCtcagaaaaaattgaaatttcatatatttgtattttctttCACAGACTGAAAtgatttatttttctgtttCCCCATTGTTTATATTAACATATTGGTGTCTTCCCAGTTTCAGGTTTCATCACTACACATAACTTTCCCCTCTGCAGATGAGGTGGGGAAGTTAAAGGAGAAGGGTTTTCTGCAGAGAGTCGGAATGCAGTATCACtggaaaaatcataattataaaaGGTAACCGCATTTGGTACTTCATTTTCTCCGTGAAATGGCTGAATGGgtaaatagaaaaaattatgCAGGCAGTTTCAATTGTGTAGAACATTTTCCATTTGCATTACCTTGGCTAATATTGGTGAGTGGTTTACAAGAGAAGAGAAATAGATTcctgaaaaagaaaagaagttaCGTCAGAAAAGCGAAAAATCCCCTTGAGTCAGAATTGTAAATTCTCTTAAACCATATGCTATGAGCTGCATAGATGAAGAAAATCAACTATAATGTTTAAGCACAATCCGGTTCTCCTGGGCAGTTGTGCAAACAATATGTTTAATTCTGGTAACTAGAATATTCCCCGCTAATGTTTGGCCTATTTGTAGAATGGGAATGACTTTCAAAACCCTAAAAGTTTCCCCAAAAAGGGCCATTGAGGGGTATCTCTTGGGGGCTGTTTCTAGTGTTTCACGGTTAGTTTTCTTTGGAGTGTGGGGTGGGCTTTATGTTTGCTACTAGGCATGATTGCTAGAATCTATTGCCTCATATGAAAAACCATTGTCCTTGAATTATAGAGATTGACCTTATCATAGAACTTTGCTATAAGTGAACCGATATTTAAGAAATGACTCTTGAACTTGAAGGACTTGAATCTCTAGTTGAGTTTTGATTTCATGTACAGTTTTGATGACTTTTTGATGGACATGAAGCAAAGTAAAAGGAAAACTATTCGTCAAGAGCGGAAGAAGGTACTGTTGGAGCCTTCTTCTTGTTGTTATGCTATTTTCTCAGTCTTTCTTTTGCTGAATTTGACAATTGATGGAAAGATTAGTGGAGAGCATTAATGCGAGTATACATCAAGTTCCATGTGGACCGTGAAAtcatttcatgaaatgaaaGGAAAAGGAAGCTTTAAACTAATCATCAGGCTTATGGACTAACTAGCTAATCTTACAATTTAGTTGTATTTTTGGACTATCTCATTCATTTAACCAGAATCTGCTTGTCGCTACTTCCATTAAAGGCAATATTACATTAACATGGGATAGAAAGTGAGAGTGAACACAATTCAATCTGATGTGCACCTTTGATTTGGAAATTCAAGAGCCCCAACCATCTTTATAAGCTTAAGCTCATTATTGTGTAAAAGATTTGCAGGGCATTCATTAGTTTATCATATCATAGATTCCTTATTCATATTCTATTTCCGGTTCTAAAAGCTACCAATTCCGAATTACAGAATTAGAGCTTCACCATACAAATTTGTACTTCAGAATTTGTCCTTTATCATGGCTAATTTACTTTATCCGGAAACATGCAAaactataataaaaatagaaaaaatgaaTGCTGGGTGAAGTGATAACTTAAAATACAGGTATATAGATAAAAATGGCTGAATTGGTAATTGTTTGATGATAAACATATAGGAATACCACTTGTCGCCAACTATGGTACTTGCATATGTCATCTGCTTTCCAAGTCATGGTCATGTCTTTTTGGCTGTGGCAAGGTTTGTTTTGAATTGAATCTCCTTGccttatactccatccgtcccacttcaaatgtcttgttttcctttttgggttgtcccacttcaaatgtcttgtATCCTTTTATAGAAAAAGTTATTCTCAAAAAGTAGGAATTTTGGGGCCCACATCACCTTTTTAACTCTACAGCACACtatttaataatctaattaacatgTTCCTAAAtaaccgtgccgaaaagaaacaggacatttcaagtgggacggagggagtacataatttCTCGAGAATGAATTAAGTGTGATTGGCATCTTATAAGGAATGTAAGGATACAGTCCTAGTAGAGGTTAAAGGCTGTGAGATGTCTCTCTCACTAATCATATCTTCGAACGGAAAATTAGGGACATCGTGATTATTAGCATGTCAGAGGTAACATTGGCCAACTTGTCCTTGATAGTAAAACATTTATTCCCTACATCCCACTTCACTTCGCcaatttcttttcggcatggTTATTTAGGAGGGTAAGATTGTAGTATAAAAGTGTGTGGGCTCGTATTTAATGTAGTGTAAAGTGATTATCCAAAACGGAAATAGGCCAATTCAAATGGGACAACTCGAAAAAGAATACAGACCAAGTCAAATGGAATAGAGGAAGTATGTAGTTTCTCATATTCAAGGTTGTACGTTTTTAGTTTTGCTATATGAGGCTTGGCTAACTACTACGAGTAGGGGCGGAGCTAGGAATTTTCATTAGGGGAGGCTGAGTATAACAACGACAGTTATGCGGCTGCGAGAgaataataaagaaaaagatgACTATATTTCAACCTTTTCgcttaatttatactcccttcgtcccacttcaataggctcacttcttttggccacggagattaagaaaacttactttttagtaaaAAAGTGATaggaaagtggtgtggtccacaccaattaagtacacattttttactcaaaatggaAAATGAACCTATTAGCGTTGGAAATCCGaaaaaacgagcctattagagtgggatgaagggagtattattaaaGGCATTTTAGTAAACCAACGTTGTTTCGACGGATTTTTTTAATCTTACTTTCTTAGTTAAGACCAAGTCAAATGAAATAGAGGAAGTATGTAGTTTCTCATATTCAAGGTTGTACGTTTTTAGTTCTACTATATGAGGCTTGGCTAACTGCTACGAGTAAGGATGGAGCTAGGAATTTTCATTAGGGGAGGTTGTGTATAACGACAGTTATGCGGCTGCGAGAgaataataaagaaaaagatgACTATATTTCAACCTTTTCgcttaatttatattattaaaggCATTTTAGTAAACCAACGTTGTTTCAACGGATTTTTTTAATCTTACTTTCTTAGTTAAgaggtactccctccgttccattacaaatgtcccattacttttgggcacagggataagaaatgtgtagaaagtagataaagtgggttggtggaaattatttaaatactagtattaggtatagagagagaatatattgccaaaaaaaaggaatgagagatttgtaatgggacattccattatggaaagtgggatatttgtaatgggacggagggagtaacattttGATGTGATACcacccatttatttatttatttttcctcattccaaaatttgataaaaaataatatcttcatCTATCAaaataaagtaatttttttttaaatatctgAACTTTTTCTGCTATTGAAATTTAAATTGTTATGTCCTTGCATCTTATCCGCCCGTGACTTCGAGCGCATGCGTATCTGGAGACTGAAATTGGTATTTTTGCGTATAAACtgcaaaatatttcattttgattCGTATGCAGTTCTGAAGTTTCTGTCTCTCTTCATCTTCTGATCTTGTCTTTTGTTGGTCAGTTCATACGAATCTTGGGTTCAAACAAATAAATGTTGCTTGTTCTATTGTCGTATCATGAGATCAGCAGAAGAATTTGCTGCTAATCTCGTAAATTGTTCCTTCCTGCAGATTTCTGTCCAGAATTTGACCATGAAACGCCTACGAGGAGATGAGATTAAGGTACTTTTTATTATCAGCATACACTGTTTTCATATAAAGTTAGAGCTTTTCATCTTCGCGGCTTTCTCTTTCTAAAATAAATTGATAATCTGAATTTTATCATAGTTGTATATTGGAAAAGTATTATGAAGAATCGTTATTAACATTATGCTACTGATTTTCAACAGCATTCTCCTTCTCCTAAATTCTAACTTTCTATGTCCATTACGTTGGCAGGCTAAACACTGGGATACATTCTATAAGTTTTACAGGAACACCACAGACAATAAGTTTGTTCACTGAACTCTAGTTTTCTGGTCGAACATATAAATCAAATACATCATttcataaaaaaacaaaaagacaCAGAAATCCTCGTAATCCTTGGTTTTAAAATGTCCTCAGGTGGGGAAGTGCATATCTAACAAGAGATTTCTTCCACAATATGGCTTCAAAGCTGGGTGACGGGGTGTTACTTGTTACTGCAGAAGAAGGGGATGAACTCGTTGCTGGAGCTCTTAATCTTATTGGAGGAGACACATTATATGGACGCCTATGGGGATGCCTTCCTCGAGCATACTACCCAAATCTACATTTTGAAGCCTGCTATTATCAGGTTTTCCCTGCTCTTCTACTTCACTCATGTGTGATTGTTGTATTGTTGATGTGTTTGTTAACATTAAATTAGACGGAAACTATtcgtgccaaaatttgtgttcGCGTAAACCTTGAATTCATAAATGATGATCACATTCTAGGATCTATTGTGGTTATGTAGTTTTGCTCTGGTGACGGCATCAAAATAAAATCGAAATACTTATTTTTCATAACTGTTCCTAATATGGTAGGCCATAGAAGCAGCGATTGAACTTAATCTTGACAAGGTAGAGGCGGGAGCCCAAGGTGAGCACAAGATTCAGAGAGGTTATATGCCAGTCACGACCTACAGCTGTCACTATATCTTGGATGAGGGCTTCAGGAAATCGATTTCGGATTTCTTGATACGAGAACAAGCTCAGGTAATTTCTTGTAGAACCGAACATTTTCAATTCTCCatttgtttgtgtttgtttgcaACAAACGCATAGGGCGATCTGCTTATACTCATTCTGTTGAGTTCTTTATAGCTTGAATATGTTATGAAAGTGTTGCATGAATCTGGGCCGTTTAAGAATACCGTCGCTTGAGGTGGTGAATGAAGAAACACCGTTTAAGGGAAGAAATGGTGCCGTTTCTGACCCCTCGATCATAAGCAGTATCAGTCGTGATTGTGTTACCTTATCTTAGAGGATGGAATGGCTGAAATTAAGAAGGTTCTCTATTTATACTGTGTCGCAGAGGCAGGTCGACAGGTTCTCTATTTATACTGTGTCGTAGAGGCAGGTCGACAGGGACGAGCCGTGTCGTGCGTTGTACACATGTTGGCTTGCACAAATTTGTAAATGATTCTACTTCCATTACGCCAAAAACGCGCATACATAACCAATTTTATCCATTATCTATGTGGAAAAACTTGCGTtaagtatagtggtgttatgtatTTGGCGCGCATATATATTGGATATTTGTAcgttatctatactattatacataacggttatccGTAAATAACTAACGCATGAAAATCCATTATGTATAAGCCTTTTACATAACGGTTGAGATCGtaatctatactaatattaaAGCACAGTTTTGTGGGAGACTGTGTTTCCCGCCAATTGCAGCCTCTTTTTATCCAGTGTGTAATTGCTTCAATATTGAGCACAGATGCAGTTTACCCAGCAAATTTTGGAgccaaaatttgaatttgaatacaGCTAATCTTGGAGCCAATTTGTTGCTCAATTAGCCTATAAATATCAAATGATTTAAGACCAACTTGGATACAATTTGCAGtacaaactttctctctctatttttgtttaatttaattctGTCTTAtgttgttttttaatttttatggttttcatgtttttatgtcatttttattttgtttagtaGTACTTTTTTTGGCTATTTACTATTTTTGTCAATTACAATCCAGATACTAACCAATtattacaatattttttctacTTTATACGTATACTCTAAAATTGTGATACTAATACTTAGGAATTTTCTCCACAGATGAAGACTTCAATCTGCAGCATAGACGTGTTACCTCTACAATCCTGGAAAAGCCACAAAAACAAAATGAAGTTAGTGCAATGTTTTATATAAGCTAAACTATTTTCTACCATA includes these proteins:
- the LOC131023686 gene encoding uncharacterized protein LOC131023686 isoform X3, translating into MPVAMAVAVAASSPFLGHTLRKTLCRRCAPNSDVGFSIKAIFWGPRKSVEPTKQELSLGDFSLPELRVEGDRSNVDKDRKLSVRVVSSISEILPHEWDACSVDAAGPEKFNPFLTHGFLSSLEETGCAVKETGWVPQHIVAQDDSDNVLGVIPLYLKSHSYGEYVFDHSWADAYYSYGSRYYPKLQCCVPFTPVTGPRILVRNTSYRDQVFDILVSALVALTIKFQVSSLHITFPSADEVGKLKEKGFLQRVGMQYHWKNHNYKSFDDFLMDMKQSKRKTIRQERKKISVQNLTMKRLRGDEIKAKHWDTFYKFYRNTTDNKWGSAYLTRDFFHNMASKLGDGVLLVTAEEGDELVAGALNLIGGDTLYGRLWGCLPRAYYPNLHFEACYYQAIEAAIELNLDKVEAGAQGEHKIQRGYMPVTTYSCHYILDEGFRKSISDFLIREQAQLEYVMKVLHESGPFKNTVA
- the LOC131023686 gene encoding uncharacterized protein LOC131023686 isoform X2 yields the protein MPVAMAVAVAASSPFLGHTLRKTLCRRCAPNSDVGFSIKAIFWGPRKSVEPTKQELSLGDFSLPELRGDRSNVDKDRKLSVRVVSSISEILPHEWDACSVDAAGPEKFNPFLTHGFLSSLEETGCAVKETGWVPQHIVAQDDSDNVLGVIPLYLKSHSYGEYVFDHSWADAYYSYGSRYYPKLQCCVPFTPVTGPRILVRNTSYRDQVFDILVSALVALTIKFQVSSLHITFPSADEVGKLKEKGFLQRVGMQYHWKNHNYKSFDDFLMDMKQSKRKTIRQERKKISVQNLTMKRLRGDEIKAKHWDTFYKFYRNTTDNKWGSAYLTRDFFHNMASKLGDGVLLVTAEEGDELVAGALNLIGGDTLYGRLWGCLPRAYYPNLHFEACYYQAIEAAIELNLDKVEAGAQGEHKIQRGYMPVTTYSCHYILDEGFRKSISDFLIREQAQVISCRTEHFQFSICLCLFATNA
- the LOC131023686 gene encoding uncharacterized protein LOC131023686 isoform X1, translated to MPVAMAVAVAASSPFLGHTLRKTLCRRCAPNSDVGFSIKAIFWGPRKSVEPTKQELSLGDFSLPELRVEGDRSNVDKDRKLSVRVVSSISEILPHEWDACSVDAAGPEKFNPFLTHGFLSSLEETGCAVKETGWVPQHIVAQDDSDNVLGVIPLYLKSHSYGEYVFDHSWADAYYSYGSRYYPKLQCCVPFTPVTGPRILVRNTSYRDQVFDILVSALVALTIKFQVSSLHITFPSADEVGKLKEKGFLQRVGMQYHWKNHNYKSFDDFLMDMKQSKRKTIRQERKKISVQNLTMKRLRGDEIKAKHWDTFYKFYRNTTDNKWGSAYLTRDFFHNMASKLGDGVLLVTAEEGDELVAGALNLIGGDTLYGRLWGCLPRAYYPNLHFEACYYQAIEAAIELNLDKVEAGAQGEHKIQRGYMPVTTYSCHYILDEGFRKSISDFLIREQAQVISCRTEHFQFSICLCLFATNA